In Jeotgalibaca arthritidis, a single genomic region encodes these proteins:
- the wecB gene encoding non-hydrolyzing UDP-N-acetylglucosamine 2-epimerase, producing the protein MKKLKVMTVVGTRPEIIRLAAVINKLEESEAIEHILVHTGQNYDYELNEVFFNDFHLRKPDYFLNAATGTAVETIGNILVKIDPILEEVQPEAMLVLGDTNSCLCAIAAKRRHIPIFHMEAGNRCFDQRVPEETNRKIVDHTADINLTYSDIAREYLLAEGLPADQIIKTGSPMFEVLNSRKADIEASDVLSRLNLDKGHYFLISAHREENINSEKNFNGLVETLNAIAEQYDMPVIVSTHPRTRNKIEEKGIKFHSNVQLMKPLGFNDYNHLQVHSKAVLSDSGTISEESSILGFRALNIREAHERPEAMEEASVMMVGLNKNRIMQGLLVLDTQEKETLRLVADYSMPNVSEKVLRIILSYTDYVKRVVWREC; encoded by the coding sequence ATGAAAAAATTAAAAGTTATGACTGTTGTCGGAACACGACCAGAAATCATTCGCTTAGCTGCAGTCATTAATAAATTGGAAGAATCAGAGGCGATTGAACACATTCTCGTTCATACTGGACAAAATTATGACTACGAATTAAATGAAGTATTCTTTAACGACTTTCATTTAAGAAAACCAGATTATTTCTTAAATGCAGCAACTGGAACGGCAGTAGAAACAATTGGAAATATCTTAGTGAAGATTGACCCTATTTTAGAAGAAGTTCAACCCGAAGCTATGTTAGTTTTAGGCGATACAAACAGTTGCTTATGTGCTATTGCAGCAAAAAGAAGACATATTCCTATTTTTCATATGGAAGCAGGAAACCGTTGCTTTGATCAGCGTGTTCCAGAAGAAACAAACCGAAAAATTGTTGATCATACAGCAGATATTAACCTGACTTATAGTGATATTGCTAGAGAATATCTTTTGGCAGAAGGATTACCAGCAGATCAAATTATTAAAACAGGTAGTCCAATGTTTGAAGTATTAAACTCTAGAAAAGCAGATATTGAAGCTTCAGATGTACTATCTCGTTTGAATTTAGATAAGGGACACTACTTTTTAATTTCTGCCCATAGGGAAGAAAATATTAATTCAGAAAAGAACTTTAATGGACTTGTAGAGACGTTAAATGCTATTGCAGAGCAATACGATATGCCTGTTATTGTCAGTACACATCCTCGTACTCGAAATAAAATTGAAGAAAAAGGAATTAAATTCCACAGCAATGTTCAATTAATGAAACCCTTAGGGTTCAATGATTACAATCATTTACAAGTACATTCTAAAGCCGTGTTAAGTGATAGTGGTACAATTAGCGAAGAATCTTCTATTTTAGGATTTAGAGCGTTAAATATTAGAGAAGCTCATGAAAGACCAGAAGCGATGGAAGAAGCTAGTGTGATGATGGTTGGCTTAAACAAAAATAGAATTATGCAAGGACTATTAGTACTTGACACACAGGAAAAAGAAACATTACGTTTGGTGGCAGATTACAGTATGCCGAATGTTTCTGAAAAAGTATTAAGAATTATCTTATCTTATACAGACTATGTGAAACGAGTAGTTTGGAGAGAATGCTAA
- a CDS encoding glycosyltransferase codes for MLERKKILHIMSGYGGGISSHIRNLAQVVDPEKISFDVIGFTDYTDEFLEEIALLNGKALTFLKPKKVGFRKFYKHAIEMLKENGPYDVIQCHTSGHYALVFKMMALQLKVNRFIVHAHKTQYDNMDSFKDKIRVKLDQYISRYTADQLTSCSSESSNFVFGEDVVKKNKVMHIPNSIPLNKYMLQMTDKEIIQFKTVNDIPTDRLILGNIGRFNLQKNHYFMVKLIKYLAENNQEFMWLFVGAGELEDEIKKLIEESNLSEYVMFLGRREDANILYQIFDVFVLPSFYEGLPTVIVETQAAGIPAVIADTITKEVDLGLNLVSYLPLEASLGEWEDEILRVSKEELPTVEERKSALDEKAFNNVIAGKLYEDFIFKKISTFKIGESYTK; via the coding sequence ATGTTAGAGCGAAAAAAAATTCTTCATATTATGAGTGGGTATGGTGGCGGAATATCGTCTCACATCAGAAATTTAGCTCAAGTTGTAGACCCAGAGAAAATTTCTTTTGATGTTATTGGATTCACCGATTATACAGATGAGTTTCTAGAAGAAATAGCTCTACTAAATGGTAAGGCATTAACATTTCTTAAACCTAAAAAAGTAGGATTTAGAAAATTTTACAAACATGCAATTGAAATGTTAAAAGAAAATGGCCCATATGATGTGATTCAATGTCATACTTCTGGGCACTATGCCCTTGTTTTTAAAATGATGGCCCTTCAATTAAAGGTAAATCGATTTATTGTACATGCTCATAAAACACAGTATGACAATATGGATAGCTTTAAAGATAAAATAAGAGTGAAGCTAGATCAATATATATCGCGCTATACAGCTGATCAGTTAACATCATGTAGCAGTGAGTCTTCAAATTTTGTTTTTGGAGAAGACGTTGTTAAAAAAAATAAAGTTATGCATATACCTAACAGTATTCCATTAAATAAATATATGTTGCAGATGACTGATAAAGAAATCATTCAATTTAAAACGGTAAATGATATTCCAACGGATCGATTAATACTTGGAAATATAGGTCGATTCAATCTTCAAAAAAATCATTATTTCATGGTTAAGTTGATTAAATATTTAGCAGAAAATAACCAAGAATTTATGTGGTTGTTTGTAGGTGCCGGAGAACTAGAAGATGAAATCAAAAAATTAATAGAGGAAAGTAACCTCTCAGAGTATGTCATGTTCTTGGGAAGAAGAGAAGACGCTAATATTTTGTACCAAATTTTTGATGTCTTTGTTTTACCCTCATTTTACGAAGGTCTTCCTACAGTTATTGTAGAAACTCAAGCAGCAGGTATACCTGCTGTTATTGCAGATACAATCACTAAAGAAGTAGATTTAGGCTTAAATCTTGTTTCATATCTGCCTTTAGAAGCATCTTTAGGAGAATGGGAAGATGAAATTCTCAGAGTGAGTAAAGAAGAGTTACCAACAGTTGAAGAACGTAAATCAGCGCTCGATGAAAAAGCGTTTAATAATGTTATAGCTGGTAAATTGTATGAAGATTTTATTTTTAAAAAAATAAGTACATTTAAAATTGGAGAAAGCTACACAAAATAA
- a CDS encoding glycosyltransferase — translation MKKKVLIFAPFFTPSVKGGGPIVSTKNLVENLSSDLDFYICTSDRDLGDSKPFSNINNDIWMNVGNAKVRYLNRKDLNLAKVIEIMKLEEFDHFYLNSFFDFHFSILPVIAKRISNRIKGTIVLAPRGEFSPGALSLKATKKRLYINFFKNLGFSKSISWHATADTEKNHIEKIMGNQTRIKVASNLTANYSHLDYSKKLIKNSNECKFIFISRIHPMKNLLGALTYLKNVKGNVLFSIYGPIEDDEYWTECQMYIKKLPSNVKVVYKGILKHFEIFEKFQENHFFLLPTYGENFGHVISEALVGGCPVIISDQTPWLQLEEKNVGWDIALGEKDRFISAINEAIKMSNEDYQIISHKAFEYGKEKSTNKDSIMKTLSLFEI, via the coding sequence ATGAAAAAGAAAGTTCTAATTTTTGCTCCTTTCTTTACACCAAGTGTAAAGGGAGGAGGTCCTATTGTTTCTACTAAGAACTTAGTAGAGAATCTTTCTAGTGACCTTGATTTCTACATTTGTACTTCAGATAGAGATCTAGGTGATTCTAAACCATTTTCGAATATTAACAACGACATCTGGATGAATGTAGGAAATGCAAAAGTAAGATATTTAAATAGAAAAGATTTAAATCTGGCTAAAGTTATTGAGATAATGAAATTAGAAGAATTTGATCATTTCTACTTAAATAGTTTCTTTGATTTCCACTTTAGTATATTGCCAGTTATCGCAAAAAGAATAAGTAATAGAATTAAAGGAACCATTGTTCTAGCTCCTAGAGGTGAATTCTCTCCAGGAGCTTTAAGTCTTAAAGCTACAAAGAAGAGACTATATATTAACTTTTTTAAAAATTTAGGGTTTTCTAAGTCAATCAGTTGGCATGCAACTGCAGACACAGAAAAAAATCATATTGAAAAAATCATGGGAAATCAAACTCGTATTAAGGTTGCTAGTAATTTAACAGCTAATTACTCTCATTTAGATTATTCAAAAAAACTTATAAAAAATAGCAATGAATGTAAATTCATATTTATTTCTAGAATACATCCTATGAAAAACTTATTAGGAGCACTAACTTATTTGAAAAATGTAAAAGGAAATGTTCTGTTTTCTATTTATGGTCCTATTGAGGATGACGAATACTGGACAGAATGTCAGATGTATATTAAAAAATTACCTTCAAATGTAAAGGTTGTTTATAAAGGTATTTTGAAACATTTTGAAATCTTTGAGAAGTTTCAAGAAAACCATTTCTTTCTACTTCCCACATATGGAGAAAATTTCGGACATGTTATTTCGGAAGCTCTTGTTGGAGGGTGCCCTGTTATTATTAGCGACCAAACACCATGGCTTCAATTAGAAGAAAAAAATGTAGGTTGGGATATTGCTCTTGGAGAAAAAGATAGATTTATTTCAGCTATAAATGAAGCAATAAAAATGAGCAATGAAGACTATCAAATAATATCTCATAAAGCCTTTGAATATGGTAAAGAAAAATCGACAAATAAAGATAGCATTATGAAAACCTTAAGTTTATTTGAAATTTAA